From a single Brassica oleracea var. oleracea cultivar TO1000 chromosome C5, BOL, whole genome shotgun sequence genomic region:
- the LOC106293365 gene encoding polygalacturonase At1g48100, whose amino-acid sequence MFVCSYTRNNILCFIALILTLTSLTESRYHHHKEKHKHNSHNHHSSKPEPPSSSISQPPTPPPGPNDSPSPSLPPSPSDEPEEDNNGFYNVRKFGAVGDGVTDDTEAFKTAWDSSCSNKNDTVSVLFVPYGYTFMIHSTIFTGPCHSYQILQVDGTIITPDGPESWPSNISKRQWLVFYRVNGMALKGAGVIDGRGQKWWDLPCKPHRSVNKSAIFAGPCDSPIALRFFMSSNLTVEGLMIKNSPQFNFRFDGCQGVHVESVHITAPPLSPNTDGIHIENSNSVTIYNSVISNGDDCVSIGSGSYDVDIRNLTCGPGGHGISIGSLGNHNSHACVSNITVRDSIIKYSDNGVRIKTWQGGSGSVSGVTFNNIHVESVRNPIIIDQYYCMTKDCSNKTSAVFVSDIAYQGIKGTYDIRSPPMHFGCSDAIPCTNLTLSGIELLPAKGDIVRDPFCWNAYGLAEELSIPPVWCLMSDPPTALQGALVDKCGSP is encoded by the exons ATGTTTGTTTGTTCTTATACTCGCAACAATATCCTCTGCTTCATTGCACTAATTCTCACGTTAACCTCTTTAACTGAATCTCGATACCATCACCACAAAGAGAAACACAAACACAATAGCCATAACCATCACTCCTCAAAACCAGAGCCACCATCTTCCTCAATCTCTCAGCCTCCTACTCCTCCTCCAGGCCCCAATGACTCACCGTCACCTTCGCTGCCACCGTCACCTTCAGACGAGCCTGAAGAAGATAACAATGGATTCTACAACGTGAGAAAGTTTGGTGCGGTCGGAGATGGTGTCACAGACGACACGGAAGCATTCAAAACTGCGTGGGACTCTTCATGTAGTAACAAGAACGACACCGTTTCAGTTTTGTTTGTTCCTTACGGCTACACATTCATGATTCACTCTACTATCTTTACCGGTCCTTGCCACTCTTACCAAATATTACAA GTGGACGGGACCATTATAACACCAGATGGACCAGAATCGTGGCCAAGTAATATAAGTAAAAGACAGTGGCTTGTCTTCTATAGAGTCAACGGAATGGCGCTGAAAGGTGCCGGAGTTATTGACGGCCGGGGACAAAAATGGTGGGATCTTCCCTGCAAACCTCACCGG TCCGTCAACAAATCTGCAATTTTTGCTGGTCCCTGCGACAGCCCCATT GCTTTGAGGTTCTTTATGAGCTCGAATCTAACGGTGGAAGGTCTAATGATAAAAAACAGCCCGCAGTTTAATTTCAGATTCGACGGATGCCAAGGAGTTCACGTCGAGTCCGTTCACATTACTGCTCCACCGTTAAGTCCCAACACTGACGGCATCCACATTGAAAATTCCAACTCCGTCACCATCTACAACTCCGTCATCTCCAACG GAGATGATTGTGTATCGATTGGTTCGGGATCCTACGATGTTGATATTAGGAATCTCACTTGTGGACCCGGTGGCCATGGAATTAG TATTGGAAGTTTGGGCAACCACAACTCACACGCATGCGTATCAAACATAACTGTAAGAGACTCCATCATAAAATATTCCGACAACGGAGTTCGGATCAAAACGTGGCAAGGTGGTTCTGGTTCGGTCTCAGGCGTGACATTTAACAACATCCACGTGGAGTCAGTCCGTAACCCAATAATCATTGACCAATACTATTGCATGACCAAAGATTGTTCTAATAAAACATCTGCGGTTTTTGTATCTGATATTGCATACCAAGGCATCAAAGGAACTTACGATATTCGAAGTCCTCCAATGCATTTTGGATGCAGCGATGCAATTCCATGCACAAATCTAACTCTTTCGGGCATCGAGTTGCTTCCTGCAAAGGGCGACATCGTTCGGGATCCGTTTTGTTGGAATGCTTATGGACTTGCGGAAGAGCTTTCGATTCCTCCAGTTTGGTGTCTCATGTCGGATCCTCCCACGGCGTTGCAAGGTGCTCTTGTTGACAAGTGTGGTTCACCGTGA